A section of the Rummeliibacillus pycnus genome encodes:
- a CDS encoding globin domain-containing protein: protein MTQKPIIPFEEIGKEKLYKMIDIFYSKVANNPKLKPIFPDDLSETARKQKQFQTQYLGGPNLYTEEHGHPMLKARHMPFKITPERAQAWLECMSEAMDEIGLEGKFRDIYYQRLVLTAHHMINAPDDDEEVL, encoded by the coding sequence ATGACGCAAAAACCTATAATTCCCTTCGAGGAAATTGGTAAAGAAAAACTTTATAAAATGATTGATATTTTCTATTCTAAAGTTGCTAATAATCCGAAGCTAAAGCCTATATTTCCTGATGATTTATCCGAGACAGCTCGCAAACAAAAACAATTTCAGACACAATATTTAGGTGGTCCAAATCTTTATACAGAAGAACATGGACATCCAATGCTTAAAGCACGACATATGCCATTTAAGATAACGCCAGAACGTGCACAAGCGTGGTTAGAATGTATGTCTGAGGCAATGGACGAAATAGGTCTTGAAGGTAAATTTCGCGATATCTATTATCAACGTCTTGTCCTTACCGCACATCATATGATCAACGCACCGGATGATGAC